The Phycodurus eques isolate BA_2022a chromosome 17, UOR_Pequ_1.1, whole genome shotgun sequence nucleotide sequence GGGTTTACAAACATCGCCAACAGTTTACGTTTTAGCACAGCTAAGTTGGCTGCTAACGTTTTGTGGCTAAACAAAGTGCTATTTACAAGGTTAGGAAGGTTAGCGCGACTATCTCATTTTACCAAAATACAACAATGACAACACAACGTCCGTCCTTCATTTTGTGCCTCTGATTCCCCCGTAGCTAAAATACACGGTTGTGTATTTGAATGTGCTGTTCAAACCTTTTGCACAACAAAGTGCTAACATTAGACTAATGAGCTTTCTGCTCGTGCGCAGCTTTGATGTCTCGACCCGCCATGTTTGTCCCGGAGAGGAACGGGAGGATCTTCTCGAAGAGCAGGATGCAGCTGGTGACACCTGAGGGTGACAACAGAACTAGTCCTTAACTAAACAATGAACTAACGAACAAACAAATTAGTTTCCGTACCCAAGGCAGGTCCCAGCCAGTAAATGAAGCAGTACTCCAGGTAGGTGTGGCCGCTGCAGGGGAAGTTGACGGAGAAGGCCAGCACGGGGTTAAACACGGCTCCCGAGATGCTTCCACCTCAAAACGAAATTGAAGACCTCAATGTTGTTAGTAgcacagtgcaaaaaaaaggggcttggagggggaaaaaacaaaaaaagtcatgaaataagGGATGTATTACTTAATTTAAGCAAAATCATCTGCCAATAGAACAGGAAAATTTGACTTGACAAAATTTCTTAAAACAAACAGGCATAGCCAGCCAGCCAGCTTCAAAACCCCACATTGATGTCTTACAACTAATATATTTATACTACCTGAAAGTACTTCTTATTTTAAGCAAACCTTATAACTTTTTGTCAAAATTTGATTACTGGTTATGTTctcttttaaagatttttttaaggcaaaacaaatgtttgaagtAAGTGAAATCTTCCACAAAAACTGCCTGGTAACAAGCAATATCTTGCATATTTTGCCTTGATTTCAGGTATTTAATATGGTTAGattagtttttgcagtgtagattaaaaaaaaaaaagaaaagaaaacttttgttttcagttttcaaaTGTGTCGCCTGTGTAAGAGTGAAAGTACATGATACAACTTTTGGGAGTTTCCcccataaaaaagaaaaaaaaacaaagtataaTCCGAATAGCAATAACTTCAAAATGGTCCAAAACTTGACTTTGCGTCAATGTTTATTAGTTTCTAAAAATAATGACATCTTTGCAAATGTCAACTGTGAAAATACTCGTTGATATTTTTCAAATCCAATCCAATTAGCAATGAATTCATTAGCTTGGCATAAAAGTTGCCCAAAAATGTGACATTATCTGAATACTCACTAATTTCTCAAATTAGCAATTTATGATTTTTTGCCCATAGAGCAATTCcagaaatgtgaacaaaatctcTATTCTTCCTGTGTCctctatttttaattaaatcactcgggtttgttgatttatttcgACGCACTCTGGACAATTATCATTcgattaaaggttatgtttcatatgctgtgtGGTCTctttgccttttagattgattgcttaaacattagattgtgtgtgtttttggctttgagtttcacctgtgaaaactgcatttgctgttaagaaaacaggaagaccaaagagtCTGGACAATTATCATTAGATGAAAGGTTACGTTTCATATGCTGCGGTCTCCATTTTAAAGACATAGTGCAGAGagctttatcacagagccgaTAACAGATGACATTTGAatggtgacacttcaataaacgcgttcagtagtatgaaaattatattcacaagTAGCTACTCACAATTTCTACTGTACTCACTAATAGCGGAATGGACTTTTGTCAACGACTTTTTTCGGCCGGAATGACCCCCGAAAGcgtttacttttaaaaaaaaaaataaaaaaaaataaagggaaactgtttcaattaaaatacaaatttccaACCCTTAACGAGATgtcttgtcaagtcatgtagttcaagtcccagtcaagtcaagtctcttggctaccaagtctaaagtctctctgaagtatttggcaagcaagtcgcaagtcataaaactggcaactcgagtcgactcgagtcaagtcagtTGTCTCTGCCCATTCGCTATTCAATATTGACAGTAACGAAGGACTTCTGGATCAGAATCAAATTGCTACTCTTTGtactatttgaaaaaaaataatagtccagcaaattaaaaaaaaacaacaacaatttgattatttgaaaactatccatTGAACTGGAGAGTGAGAAGTATTCTGGCACCTTTTGGgaagagtttttctttttagtttaaaatggcttacttcaaccaggatccctcgccgtACCATGATTAAATGCAGGTTGTCGGTGCCATAAATACTCGCCGCCTCGGACCAAGCTGCCGCCTTTCTAGCTAGTCTACTGGCTACCTAGCCGCTTCACTTCATCTTTCACGATGTGTTGGACAAATGttctcccattcattctgctTGCGGTCGCTGTACACCTACAGCGACCTAGGTAGTCTGTtattcttgagatttttttgtgattcGAATCTAAAAATTGTGATTCAGCGTTCGCAAGAGTAAGATGTAGCTAAAAagtgaggaggggggggggcagaaatAACTGCATCGATAATCGTGAATATCGTTATAATCGAATCGTAGCACCTGGAGCAAAGGAGTAAGGTAGGAAACGGCGATTTCCCGAATTAAGTGTAACCTGCGTAGCGTGTTGACGTCACCAACACTCACCTGCGTACACCAGCGCCGTAATGACCGCGGCGAGGACGTGGACCCGGAGTTTGTGGTCCACCTTGTGGATATGAAGAGCCGCCGCCTGCACCACGAAAGCGCAGCCCAGCTCCACGGCGGCGGCCTCCAGCACGGTTCCGCCGAGCGGGTCGAAGCACCTGAAGCCGAAGCGTCGCTGGCGAACGTGGTGCTCGGCCAGACCCAGGGACCACGCTGCCGCGGCTGCGTAACGCGCCGACAGCGCGGCGCCGAACTGGCCGGCGACCGAGGCGACGGCCGCGCCGGCCCGGCAGCTCCCCCGGCAAACGCGCTCCGCGACGCCGCAGGGATTACACGACGCTCCGCGGAAGGAGAGCAAGTGGACGACCGTGACGAAGTAGCCCAGCGTCAGGCCGTACGCCGGCTCCAGCCGCGCGGCGTCCCCGAGCAGCTTGAGTTCGTGCGTGCAGCAGCACAGCTGGAAGGTGGACGCCAGCCTCCAGCGCCACGGTCCCGGCGGCTCCGCGGAGGCAGCGAGCGGCGGCGCGGCGGACCAGCTCGCTGAGGAGCACCGCGGCTGCCAGCGCCGCCACGGAGACCCACGCGTCGTCCATCCCTGCTGAGGTGCCCTCCGACGAGCGGACGAGCGGGACGAGCGGGTTAGTCTCCCCCACCCGTCCGCCGTCCCCTCCTCCTTCAGCGCTGCCAAAGTTCTTGCGCATGTGACGGAAAGTAGGGCGATcggactttcaaaataaaagctaagTTGAACGCCGACGACTTCAATGACTACTTTCTTATTTGAGCCACTTTGGGCGGTTTTTAAGTCAAGTACAGAAATGAATAGAGCAAACTCAGATCTTCCATAttagtacagtggaccccccacTCCCAAGttccaccatcatgaccaagaTTGAAATACAGCTTACTTAAATACTTTTGGTGCCATTTGTTTTTGGGGAGGGGTGCGCCGTAAACTTTTTCTCATATGAAATGGGTGCCCTCTTGGGATTTCAGACATGCGTTGCGAAGAAAGAATAATTTGCAAGTGTTGGAAGGAAGTTGTGTTATTTGTTGTACAATACTTGAAACTTGATCGCTTCCTTTTCGCAAGTGTGGTTGAGACAAGTAAAttgcatacattaaaaaattccCACAGGATCGCGCGACAGCTAGCCCGAGGCTAACCACAGCATCTGTGCATAATTCATGCGTGTCATCTGCCTGAATAAATACACGCATTAACTCAAGTAGACACCTCCTTATTCTTATACATGTACGTATACACATACGTATATGTTATAATACGGTATTTTAACATTACATTTACTATGACTGATACCTCCTGCAGAGTATAGGTGGCATATGTAAAGCTGATGTTCACACTGGGATGACTGGCTACAATGGTGGCCCAAGACATTGTTTTTGCCACATaagtggcatctgtaaagctgaaataTACACTGAAATGACGAGCGAGAGAAACAATATGCGTTACATGTATTACAATGCTGTTCTGTTCACATGACCCTTGCTATAACTGATACCATCGGAACAGCATagatggcatctgtaaagctgcgTTTCACGGTGAAATGATAAGAAAGAAGGCAATGGAGATTGATATGTCACTGAGGTATTATTCTACATTATATTGTCAAAtactttcatgaaatattgtgtaaaaaaaaaaaaaaaaaaagtattgcgcAATTCAATGCCTTTTCCTGAAAAGATGCCTGGTGctttctgcagttgagtaaatatgcagtcaattcctttgtttttgttgtatactgaagacatttgtgtttcagatcaaatgatgaatatgagacaaaagttcagaattccagcttttatttcacggTATTGACAtctaaatgtgttaaacaactcaggacacagCACTTTTGGTTTGAAGCCGCCCACTTTTCAAGCgagtaaaagtattggaacacgtgactgatgggtgtttctagttgctcagatgttgccttttagattgtgtgtgtttttggctttgggtttcacctgtgaaaactgcatttgctgttaagcaaacaggaagaccaaagagctgtctatgggagaaaagcaaatcatttcgaagctgagagaagagggaaaatcgatcagagctattgcacaaacattgggcatagccgatacaacaatttggaatgtcctgaaaaacaaataaactactggtgtactgagcaacagacatcaaacTGGTCgcccaagggtatcaacagcacttgatgacagaaacattgtgagagctgtgaagaaacacacaaagacaatagtCAGTGACATCGCTGCCAACTTCCGCAGGGCAGGAGTGAAacgtatcacaatccactgttcgaagaagacttccaGAAAGGAAATATACAGGGCATACCACAAGaggcaaaccactcatcagcaaaaagaattagaaggccagatttgattttgcaaagaagagaCGAGCCAccaaagttttggaacaaagttttacgGACGTGATgcgaccaagattaacctcgaccaaagtgatggaaaggccaaagtatggagaaataAAAGGATctgctcatctgtgaagcatgatggaggtaatgtcatggcttgggcttgcatagctgcttctggaacgggttCACTAGTCTTTactgatgatgtaactcatgacgggagcagcagaatgaattctgaagtctacaaaaccattttgtctggcaatttacagaaaaatgcatccaaactaatcgggagaagcttcgtaatgcaacaagacaatgaaccaaaacacactgccaacacaacaaaggaattCATCatgggggaaaagtggaaggtcttagactggccaagtcaatcaccggatcttaacccaatagaggatgcattttacctccggaagaggagactgaagggagaaacccctagaaacaaacaagaaccgAAAGAGGGTGCagcaaaggcctggaaaagcatttcaaatgaagaatgccaCAGTCttgtgaagtcaatgggtcgcaggctgtATGCACTTAtcgcaagtaagggttatgccaccaaatattcaatgttatCTCTTTTTCCATTGTTCAAGgtaatttaattttgttattatgTAATCAGACCAATGTTTTGGTCCTTTGCCTtggtcattttttaaatcctttaATTGTATGATGCATTTATACGTTATTTCCTGGGGACACAAATGGCAGCGATTCTTTGGCATGGCCCATAGGAAACAAAGtcaatatttcctcaaataaaaaCCGTCCCCCTAATACCTAACGACGTCATCCATTTAAACTAATGCGGTTTATATCAGAATATAAATTTTTTCACCAAGTACCAGTATTCACCAGTATTTAACATGTTAATGTGCTTGCCCTATTGGCAACACAAGAGGGCAAACATTTGAACTCTAAATACAATGCAGAAAAGTGGCAAAGAAGTGTACACGTTAAGTTAACTTAAGTTAAATCAAAACATGTTCCAATGTGTTCCGACGTCATTTATTGATGTCTACAGGTGATGTTGTCGAGTGTTGGGGGATGTTTAAAACACTAATGCTTTGTACAAttagaaaaaaaccaaaagattATATATTATATCTTGAATGGAGGTGAACACATTTGACACATTGTTTGCTTACTTATCGacacattttgatttaaataaGAAAAGCTACTTACCTCTTAAATGGATAAGCTAGCTAGCTTCCTAAAACAACAGTTTACAAGTAACTAGGCTATAATCTAAATTGATCTTAACGGTGAATTGAGTCTGAAAAAGATGTGATGTACATAAATAACATTGAACCATGAAATAGTCAACTACGCACACCACCTACGGGTGAGAAACTAACATAGAAAAAGCTAATTGGAAGGCAAATAGTGAGTGTTAATGGCCAAGATGGCGTCGCTGGTCGTTCACTTGCTGCTACCTCGGGAGCTTCGCTGTTTGGTCATGGTGGTTAGCATCTGGCTGATGTACGATGTCAGCAGGTCATCCATTTTGTAGCCCTGGGGGTGATCAAATTTGACACAAATGCTTTATGTATtgagcatttaattttttttttaaaacagctccCCTGTGTCTTAATAACATCTGTGACGTGCTTTCGTTAAAAATACACCAAGGATCGAGAATGATACATGTTTTTAAAGACAAATTTCTTCCACAATTGGCTCATTTTAGGGGTGGatgacatcaccaaacacaaataccccccACGTCACGTacagatttgtgtgtgtatactgtcAGTCCCAGAATGCTATTGCtaacgtcccccccccccccaaaaaatctcatGTTTATGCTAAGtttattaatgaatattaacaCATCATTT carries:
- the aqp11 gene encoding LOW QUALITY PROTEIN: aquaporin-11 (The sequence of the model RefSeq protein was modified relative to this genomic sequence to represent the inferred CDS: deleted 1 base in 1 codon); this translates as MDDAWVSVAALAAAVLLSELVRRAAARCLRGAAGTVALELASTFQLCCCTHELKLLGDAARLEPAYGLTLGYFVTVVHLLSFRGASCNPCGVAERVCRGSCRAGAAVASVAGQFGAALSARYAAAAAWSLGLAEHHVRQRRFGFRCFDPLGGTVLEAAAVELGCAFVVQAAALHIHKVDHKLRVHVLAAVITALVYAGGSISGAVFNPVLAFSVNFPCSGHTYLEYCFIYWLGPALGVTSCILLFEKILPFLSGTNMAGRDIKAAHEQKAH